A single window of Streptomyces aquilus DNA harbors:
- a CDS encoding DEAD/DEAH box helicase, translating to MTLPVALSGTDVIGQAKTGTGKTLGFGLPLLERVTVPADVEAGRAAPEALTDAPQALVVVPTRELCTQVTNDLLTAGKVRNVRVLAIYGGRAYEPQVEALKKGVDVIVGTPGRLLDLAGQKKLNLKHVKALVLDEADEMLDLGFLPDVEKIIDMLPARRQTMLFSATMPGAVIGLARRYMSRPTHIRATAPDDEGVTVANISQHVYRAHNMDKPEMVARILQSEGRGLAMIFCRTKRTAADLADQLKQRGFASGAVHGDLGQGAREQALRAFRNGKVDVLVCTDVAARGIDVEGVTHVINYQSPEDEKTYLHRVGRTGRAGAKGIAITLVDWDDIPRWQLINKALELNFNDPPETYSSSPHFYEEMNIPAGTKGVLPRAERTRAGLDAEELEDLGETGGRGGRGRGDRTGRDGRGGRGGRDESRSADAERSPRTPRRRRRTRNGAVLDGTSAPAAEVTAPSADSAVAGDAPETRTPRRRRRTRNGAAAEQPPAVTTTPEAAEVAVDTAEAVETTPRRRRTRKTAETVPATEPVATEAVTTESVVAAPVVAEPEPEAPAAAPRRRTRKAAPAAETAVDTAEAVEAKPRRRTRKTAEPVAAAEVVEAAPAVVAEPEAPAAAPRRRTRKTAAAAETAVDTAEGTEAKPAVRRTRKAAAAPETTAEATEPKPRRTRKTAAAAEAALDTAEATEAKPHRTRKTTAAVADTAEAAETVEAKPRRTRKTAAAAAEAAVDTAEAAEAKPRRTRKTAAAAEIPAQAVEEAEAKPRRTRKTAAAAEAAVDTAEGVEAKPKVRRTRKVAAAAVETAESAETVEAKPRRTRKTAAAAETTEAKPRRTRKAAASAEIPAQVAEDAEAKPRVRRTRKAAAASEG from the coding sequence ATGACGCTCCCCGTCGCCCTTTCCGGCACGGACGTCATCGGCCAGGCCAAGACCGGCACCGGCAAGACGCTGGGCTTCGGCCTCCCGCTCCTCGAGCGCGTCACCGTCCCCGCCGATGTCGAGGCCGGCCGCGCCGCCCCCGAAGCGCTCACCGACGCCCCGCAGGCCCTCGTCGTCGTCCCCACGCGCGAGCTGTGCACCCAGGTCACCAACGACCTGCTGACCGCGGGCAAGGTCCGTAACGTACGCGTGCTCGCCATCTACGGCGGCCGCGCCTACGAGCCCCAGGTCGAGGCCCTCAAGAAGGGCGTCGACGTCATCGTCGGCACCCCGGGCCGGCTCCTGGACCTCGCGGGCCAGAAGAAGCTCAACCTCAAGCACGTCAAGGCGCTCGTCCTCGACGAGGCCGACGAGATGCTCGACCTGGGCTTCCTGCCCGACGTCGAGAAGATCATCGACATGCTGCCGGCCCGCCGCCAGACCATGCTGTTCTCGGCGACCATGCCGGGCGCGGTCATCGGTCTCGCCCGCCGCTACATGTCGCGGCCCACGCACATCCGCGCCACCGCGCCGGACGACGAGGGCGTGACGGTCGCGAACATCTCGCAGCACGTGTACCGCGCGCACAACATGGACAAGCCCGAGATGGTCGCGCGCATCCTGCAGTCCGAGGGCCGCGGACTGGCCATGATCTTCTGCCGTACGAAGCGCACCGCCGCCGACCTCGCCGACCAGCTCAAGCAGCGCGGCTTCGCCTCCGGCGCGGTCCACGGCGACCTCGGCCAGGGCGCCCGCGAGCAGGCGCTGCGCGCGTTCCGCAACGGCAAGGTGGACGTCCTCGTCTGCACCGACGTCGCCGCGCGCGGCATCGACGTCGAGGGTGTCACGCACGTCATCAACTACCAGTCCCCCGAGGACGAGAAGACGTACCTGCACCGGGTCGGCCGTACCGGCCGCGCGGGCGCCAAGGGCATCGCGATCACCCTCGTCGACTGGGACGACATCCCGCGCTGGCAGCTGATCAACAAGGCGCTGGAGCTCAACTTCAACGACCCGCCGGAGACGTACTCCAGCTCCCCGCACTTCTACGAGGAGATGAACATCCCCGCGGGCACCAAGGGTGTCCTGCCGCGTGCCGAGCGCACGCGCGCGGGCCTCGACGCGGAGGAGCTCGAGGACCTCGGCGAGACCGGCGGCCGTGGTGGCCGCGGTCGCGGTGACCGGACCGGCCGTGACGGTCGGGGCGGTCGAGGCGGCCGGGACGAGTCCCGTTCCGCCGACGCCGAGCGTTCACCTCGTACGCCGCGTCGTCGCCGCCGTACCCGCAACGGCGCCGTGCTGGACGGCACCTCGGCGCCCGCCGCCGAGGTGACCGCGCCTTCCGCGGACAGCGCGGTGGCCGGGGACGCCCCCGAGACCCGCACCCCGCGCCGCCGTCGCCGCACCCGCAACGGCGCCGCGGCGGAGCAGCCGCCGGCCGTGACCACCACGCCGGAAGCCGCCGAGGTCGCGGTCGACACGGCCGAGGCCGTCGAGACGACGCCGCGTCGCCGCCGCACCCGCAAGACCGCGGAGACCGTCCCGGCGACCGAGCCGGTCGCCACCGAGGCCGTCACCACGGAGTCCGTCGTGGCCGCACCGGTCGTCGCGGAGCCCGAGCCCGAGGCTCCCGCCGCCGCGCCGCGCCGCCGCACCCGCAAGGCCGCGCCGGCTGCCGAGACCGCGGTCGACACCGCCGAGGCCGTCGAGGCCAAGCCGCGTCGCCGCACCCGCAAGACCGCGGAGCCGGTGGCCGCCGCCGAGGTCGTCGAGGCCGCCCCGGCGGTCGTCGCCGAGCCCGAGGCTCCGGCCGCCGCGCCGCGTCGCCGCACGCGCAAGACGGCAGCCGCCGCCGAGACCGCGGTCGACACGGCCGAGGGCACGGAGGCCAAGCCGGCGGTGCGCCGTACGCGCAAGGCCGCCGCCGCGCCGGAGACCACCGCCGAGGCCACCGAGCCGAAGCCGCGCCGGACCCGCAAGACGGCAGCCGCCGCCGAGGCCGCGCTGGACACGGCCGAGGCCACTGAGGCCAAGCCGCACCGCACGCGGAAGACCACGGCTGCTGTCGCCGACACGGCCGAGGCCGCCGAGACCGTGGAAGCCAAGCCGCGTCGGACCCGCAAGACCGCCGCTGCCGCTGCCGAAGCCGCCGTCGACACCGCCGAGGCCGCCGAGGCCAAGCCGCGTCGCACGCGGAAGACCGCCGCCGCTGCCGAGATCCCGGCCCAGGCCGTGGAGGAGGCGGAGGCGAAGCCGCGTCGTACGCGCAAGACGGCCGCTGCCGCCGAAGCCGCCGTGGACACGGCCGAAGGCGTGGAGGCCAAGCCCAAGGTGCGGCGTACCCGCAAGGTCGCGGCTGCCGCCGTCGAGACGGCCGAGTCCGCCGAGACGGTGGAAGCCAAGCCGCGTCGGACCCGTAAGACGGCCGCCGCCGCGGAGACGACCGAGGCGAAGCCGCGTCGGACCCGTAAGGCCGCTGCCTCCGCCGAGATCCCGGCGCAGGTCGCCGAGGACGCGGAGGCCAAGCCGAGGGTGCGGCGTACGCGTAAGGCCGCGGCTGCCTCGGAAGGCTGA
- a CDS encoding alpha/beta fold hydrolase: MSSTELPIVPATNVLPKVAAVRVAEGERLRSVGLPGITLTVRSRPPAREGLPPALFVHGLGGSSQNWSALMQELEAVVDGEAVDLPGFGDSPPPDDGDYSITAHARAVIRYLDASGRGPVHLFGNSLGGAVSTRVAAVRPDLVRTLTLVSPALPEIRVQRTAVPTALMALPGVTALFARLSRDWTAEQRVRGVMALCYGDPARVSPEGFRHAVEEMERRQQLPYFWDAMTRSARGIVNAYTLGGQHALWRQAERVLAPTLLVYGGRDQLVGYRMARKAARAFRDSRLLSLPDAGHVAMMEYPETVARAFGELLAIRVELGGSGVVPGSDGGSERAVVVSGSGGASEGADGVSGSGDGAVESSSAGS, translated from the coding sequence ATGTCTTCGACCGAGCTGCCGATCGTGCCGGCCACCAACGTTCTTCCGAAGGTGGCGGCCGTCAGGGTCGCGGAAGGCGAGCGGCTGCGCTCGGTCGGGCTGCCGGGGATCACGCTGACGGTGCGGTCGAGGCCGCCCGCGCGCGAGGGGCTGCCGCCCGCGCTCTTCGTCCATGGTCTGGGCGGTTCCTCGCAGAACTGGTCGGCGCTGATGCAGGAGTTGGAGGCCGTGGTCGACGGTGAGGCCGTCGACCTGCCCGGCTTCGGGGACTCGCCGCCACCGGACGACGGCGACTACTCGATCACCGCACACGCGCGTGCGGTGATCCGCTATCTCGACGCCTCCGGCCGCGGGCCGGTCCACCTGTTCGGCAACTCCCTCGGCGGCGCGGTCTCGACCCGGGTCGCCGCGGTGCGCCCGGACCTCGTCCGTACGCTCACCCTGGTCTCGCCGGCGCTCCCGGAGATCCGCGTGCAGCGGACCGCGGTGCCCACGGCGCTGATGGCCCTTCCCGGTGTGACGGCGCTCTTCGCGCGGCTGAGCCGGGACTGGACGGCCGAGCAGCGGGTCCGCGGGGTCATGGCGCTCTGTTACGGCGATCCCGCGCGCGTGTCGCCGGAAGGCTTCCGGCACGCCGTCGAGGAGATGGAGCGGCGGCAGCAACTACCGTACTTCTGGGACGCGATGACGCGTTCCGCGCGCGGGATCGTCAACGCGTACACGCTGGGCGGGCAGCACGCGCTGTGGCGCCAGGCCGAGCGGGTCCTCGCGCCCACGCTCCTCGTCTACGGCGGTCGCGACCAGCTCGTCGGCTACCGCATGGCGCGGAAGGCGGCGCGCGCCTTCCGCGACTCCCGACTCCTCAGCCTGCCGGACGCGGGGCATGTGGCGATGATGGAGTACCCGGAGACGGTGGCTCGGGCGTTCGGTGAACTCCTCGCCATTCGGGTGGAGTTGGGGGGTTCGGGCGTGGTGCCGGGTTCGGACGGTGGCTCCGAGCGGGCTGTTGTCGTGTCGGGCTCGGGTGGTGCCTCCGAAGGTGCCGACGGGGTGTCGGGCTCCGGTGATGGTGCCGTCGAGTCCTCGAGTGCGGGGAGCTGA
- a CDS encoding DUF3107 domain-containing protein, whose translation MEVKIGVQHAPREIVLESGQSAEEVERVVAEALAGKSQLLSLTDEHGRKVLVPADRLAYVELGEPAPRKVGFGAL comes from the coding sequence GTGGAGGTCAAGATCGGCGTGCAGCACGCGCCCCGCGAGATCGTTCTGGAGAGCGGTCAGAGTGCCGAGGAGGTCGAGCGCGTGGTGGCCGAGGCACTCGCCGGAAAGTCGCAGCTGCTGAGCCTCACGGACGAGCACGGCCGCAAGGTCCTGGTCCCGGCCGACCGCCTGGCCTACGTGGAGCTCGGCGAGCCGGCCCCGCGCAAGGTGGGCTTCGGCGCGCTGTAG
- a CDS encoding DUF3152 domain-containing protein, with product MGRHSRRGPAPKGESADIAARRGGQGDAGSPGPRGQGGPAQQGAAGQPGAAGQQLGVGRQQGMPAAGGPSVYGDPVYRVAQGARPPEGTPARGVPRLPDGTPARGVPRLPDGTPARGVPRFADGTPAQGVPRLPDGTPAHGVPRFPGGGTPAHGTPRVRGGHPEQRETGGGWGELGAHGVSAGPRVTLPRQRQAPPGGPRQAGPRQDYVDAFGDEDVDLFSPRTDQNPAFSRRTAHPSAAGEWRTVPEPRSGDEGAEPTGEPVRGKGSKGRTFTGIAAAAVTTVLAVVVAGQVADRQDGSDVRSQSATDQARDARDPASRGDGRPTPSSPRVATLTYEQKMGKKYALAAGLAGSGKFDAVKGVAKAPGRGQKYTYRVDVEQGLGLDAELFAEAVQKTLNDDRSWAHNGARTFERIYSGKPDFVITLASPGTTAKWCAKSGLDTTVDNVSCDSAATERVMINAYRWAQGSKTYGDQIHAYRQMLINHEVGHRLGNHHVTCDKDGELAPVMQQQTKFLDHDGIHCLPNPWPYPGS from the coding sequence GTGGGACGCCACAGCCGCCGCGGGCCCGCACCCAAGGGTGAGTCCGCGGACATAGCCGCAAGGCGAGGGGGCCAGGGGGACGCGGGTTCCCCGGGACCGCGGGGACAGGGTGGGCCGGCTCAGCAGGGCGCGGCGGGGCAGCCGGGTGCGGCGGGGCAGCAGCTCGGGGTCGGCCGACAGCAGGGGATGCCTGCGGCGGGCGGGCCTTCGGTGTACGGGGACCCGGTCTACCGGGTCGCGCAGGGTGCACGGCCGCCGGAGGGGACGCCTGCGCGCGGGGTTCCGCGGCTTCCGGACGGGACTCCGGCCCGTGGTGTGCCGAGGCTTCCGGATGGCACGCCCGCGCGTGGTGTGCCGCGGTTCGCCGACGGGACGCCCGCTCAGGGTGTGCCGAGGCTTCCCGATGGCACCCCCGCCCACGGTGTGCCCCGGTTCCCTGGTGGTGGTACTCCCGCGCACGGCACCCCCCGCGTGCGGGGCGGGCACCCGGAGCAGCGGGAAACCGGGGGCGGGTGGGGTGAGTTGGGGGCGCACGGTGTGAGTGCCGGGCCCCGTGTCACCCTGCCTCGGCAGCGGCAGGCGCCTCCCGGTGGGCCTCGGCAGGCCGGTCCCCGGCAGGACTATGTCGACGCCTTCGGGGACGAGGACGTCGATCTGTTCTCGCCGCGTACCGACCAGAACCCCGCGTTCTCACGCCGTACGGCTCATCCCTCCGCGGCCGGCGAGTGGCGGACCGTCCCGGAACCGCGTAGCGGCGACGAGGGCGCGGAGCCCACCGGTGAACCCGTGCGCGGCAAGGGGAGCAAGGGGCGGACCTTCACCGGGATCGCGGCCGCCGCGGTCACCACCGTGCTGGCCGTCGTCGTCGCCGGTCAGGTCGCCGACCGGCAGGACGGCAGCGACGTACGGTCGCAGTCGGCCACCGACCAGGCGCGGGACGCCCGCGACCCTGCCTCGCGCGGGGACGGGCGGCCGACGCCGTCGTCGCCGCGCGTGGCGACGCTGACGTACGAGCAGAAGATGGGCAAGAAGTACGCGCTCGCCGCGGGGCTGGCCGGGTCGGGGAAGTTCGACGCGGTCAAAGGCGTCGCCAAGGCGCCCGGCAGGGGGCAGAAGTACACCTACCGGGTCGACGTCGAGCAGGGACTGGGGCTCGACGCGGAGCTGTTCGCCGAGGCGGTGCAGAAGACGCTCAACGACGACCGGAGCTGGGCGCACAACGGTGCCCGCACCTTCGAGCGCATCTACTCCGGCAAGCCCGACTTCGTGATCACGCTCGCCAGTCCGGGGACGACCGCGAAATGGTGCGCCAAGTCCGGTCTGGACACGACCGTGGACAACGTGTCCTGCGATTCGGCCGCCACCGAGCGCGTGATGATCAACGCGTACCGGTGGGCCCAGGGGTCGAAGACCTATGGCGACCAGATCCACGCCTACCGGCAGATGCTGATCAATCACGAGGTCGGTCACCGGCTGGGCAACCACCACGTGACCTGCGACAAGGACGGCGAACTCGCCCCCGTCATGCAGCAGCAGACCAAGTTCCTGGACCACGACGGAATCCACTGTCTGCCCAACCCCTGGCCGTATCCCGGGAGTTGA
- a CDS encoding Ms4533A family Cys-rich leader peptide, with protein MSSSHASVCAAIELALIGVTALCVADIHCR; from the coding sequence ATGTCGTCCTCTCACGCCTCCGTCTGCGCCGCCATCGAGCTGGCGCTCATCGGCGTGACCGCGTTGTGCGTGGCCGACATTCACTGTCGCTGA
- a CDS encoding ferritin-like fold-containing protein: protein MTTPDNTSDAPAEPTGVAAQDWAQASAEPQYRAAVVDLLGALAYGELAAFERLAEDAKLAPTLADKAELAKMASAEFHHYEKLRDRLTEIGAEPTQAMEPFVAALDGFHRQTAPSDWLEGLVKAYVGDSIASDFYREVAARLDSDTRELVLAVLDDTGHAGFAVEKVRAAIDADPRVGGRLALWARRLMGEALSQSQRVVADRDALSTMLVGGVADGFDLAEVGRMFSRITEAHTKRMAALGLAA from the coding sequence ATGACGACGCCTGACAACACCTCTGACGCACCCGCCGAGCCCACCGGAGTGGCCGCCCAGGACTGGGCCCAGGCCTCCGCGGAGCCCCAGTACCGGGCCGCGGTCGTCGACCTCCTCGGCGCACTCGCCTACGGCGAACTCGCGGCGTTCGAGCGGCTCGCGGAGGACGCCAAGCTGGCGCCGACCCTGGCGGACAAGGCGGAGCTGGCGAAGATGGCGTCGGCGGAGTTCCACCACTACGAGAAGCTGCGCGACCGGCTGACCGAGATCGGCGCCGAGCCGACGCAGGCCATGGAGCCGTTCGTCGCCGCGCTCGACGGCTTCCACCGGCAGACGGCGCCGTCGGACTGGCTGGAGGGGCTCGTCAAGGCCTACGTCGGCGACTCCATCGCCAGCGACTTCTACCGCGAGGTCGCGGCGCGGCTGGACTCGGACACGCGTGAGCTGGTGCTCGCCGTGCTCGACGACACGGGGCACGCCGGGTTCGCCGTCGAGAAGGTGCGGGCCGCGATCGACGCCGATCCGCGCGTGGGCGGGCGTCTCGCTCTGTGGGCGCGGCGTCTCATGGGTGAGGCGCTGTCGCAGTCGCAGCGGGTGGTCGCCGACCGGGACGCGCTGTCGACGATGCTCGTCGGCGGGGTTGCCGACGGGTTCGATCTTGCCGAGGTGGGGCGGATGTTCTCGCGGATCACCGAGGCGCACACGAAGCGGATGGCTGCGCTGGGCTTGGCGGCGTAG
- a CDS encoding TetR/AcrR family transcriptional regulator: MTAIEQTEAARPRGTRLPRRARRNQLLGAAQEVFVAQGYHSAAMDDIAERAGVSKPVLYQHFPGKLDLYLALLDQHCEALIGSVRQALASTTDNKQRVRATMDAYFAYVEDDGGAFRLVFESDLTNEPAVRERVDKVTNECAEAITDVIAEDTGLSRAESMLLASGLGGLAQVVARAWLHSDRSVPREQAVQLLTSLAWRGIAGFPLHGTEHH, translated from the coding sequence GTGACAGCCATCGAGCAGACAGAGGCGGCACGCCCGCGAGGCACGCGCCTGCCGCGCCGTGCCCGACGGAATCAGCTGCTGGGCGCCGCACAGGAAGTCTTCGTGGCGCAGGGCTACCACTCGGCCGCGATGGACGACATCGCCGAGCGCGCCGGCGTCAGCAAGCCGGTGCTCTACCAGCACTTCCCGGGCAAGCTCGACCTCTACCTCGCGCTGCTTGACCAGCACTGCGAGGCGCTGATCGGTTCGGTACGGCAGGCGCTGGCGTCGACGACCGACAACAAGCAGCGCGTACGGGCGACCATGGACGCCTATTTCGCGTACGTCGAGGACGACGGCGGTGCCTTCCGGCTGGTCTTCGAGTCGGACCTGACGAACGAGCCCGCGGTCCGCGAGCGCGTCGACAAGGTCACGAACGAGTGCGCCGAGGCGATCACCGATGTCATCGCCGAGGACACCGGCCTCTCGCGCGCGGAGTCGATGCTGCTGGCCTCTGGCCTGGGTGGCCTTGCCCAGGTCGTGGCCCGCGCGTGGCTGCACAGCGACCGCAGCGTCCCGCGCGAGCAGGCCGTCCAGCTGCTGACCTCGCTCGCCTGGCGAGGCATCGCCGGTTTCCCGTTGCACGGCACCGAGCACCACTGA